Proteins encoded together in one Chryseobacterium sp. G0201 window:
- a CDS encoding Crp/Fnr family transcriptional regulator — translation MINNQFILNKFGFLGADFSTELQKHGIITNIKAKTEIVRDGQKNKYVPFVIKGSVKVFSLNDGRELIYYYIRPNDSCLMTFSSIFTDYISRVYAVAEEESEILLVPVSVVHEWLIRFPEINRIFYHEYDKRFSDVMNMVNEAVFHRLDRRVLSYIKQQISITGNNPIKLTHREIANNLGTSREVVSRVLKKIENEGEITQTKEGIKMLVNENVSHV, via the coding sequence ATGATAAATAATCAATTTATTCTTAATAAATTTGGGTTTTTGGGTGCTGATTTTTCAACAGAACTACAAAAACACGGGATTATAACGAATATAAAGGCAAAGACAGAAATTGTCCGAGACGGACAAAAAAATAAATATGTTCCGTTCGTAATAAAAGGATCTGTAAAAGTTTTTTCTTTAAATGATGGTCGAGAATTAATTTACTATTACATAAGGCCTAATGACAGTTGTTTGATGACCTTTTCCTCCATTTTTACAGATTATATAAGCCGGGTTTATGCAGTGGCAGAAGAAGAATCTGAAATTCTTTTGGTTCCGGTTTCTGTTGTGCACGAATGGTTGATCAGGTTTCCGGAGATCAATAGAATTTTTTATCACGAATATGATAAACGCTTTTCAGATGTAATGAATATGGTGAATGAAGCCGTTTTTCATCGATTAGACAGAAGAGTGCTAAGTTATATTAAACAACAGATTTCTATAACGGGAAATAACCCTATAAAATTAACACACCGCGAAATTGCCAATAATCTTGGTACTTCCAGAGAAGTTGTGAGCCGTGTTTTGAAAAAAATTGAAAATGAAGGCGAAATTACCCAAACAAAAGAAGGTATCAAAATGCTTGTAAATGAAAATGTTAGTCACGTCTAA
- a CDS encoding YceI family protein produces MKNVVLIIVSLLFTNLAWAQKYSSKTGKVSFEASVPLFEDVSAKDNNNVVILNTDTGEIASVSIVKNYKFTVKLMEEHFNESYAESAKYPKATFTGKLVNFDKTKVTASPQKYTIQGKLNFHGVDKAVNSSATIYAKDGKIYMQGGFVARPADHNVTIPKMVSKKVAENVNVKYDYILSKQ; encoded by the coding sequence ATGAAAAATGTAGTATTAATTATTGTATCATTACTGTTTACCAACCTTGCATGGGCTCAAAAATATAGCTCAAAAACAGGAAAGGTAAGCTTTGAAGCATCAGTTCCGTTATTTGAAGATGTGAGCGCAAAAGATAATAACAATGTCGTTATCCTGAATACCGATACCGGAGAAATAGCTTCTGTTTCTATTGTGAAGAATTATAAATTCACAGTGAAATTAATGGAAGAGCATTTCAATGAAAGTTATGCCGAATCTGCAAAATATCCTAAAGCAACTTTTACAGGAAAGCTTGTCAATTTTGATAAAACTAAAGTTACAGCATCACCACAAAAATATACGATACAGGGGAAACTTAATTTTCACGGGGTAGATAAAGCCGTTAATTCATCAGCGACAATTTATGCCAAAGATGGAAAGATCTACATGCAGGGAGGTTTTGTAGCAAGACCTGCAGATCATAATGTGACCATTCCTAAAATGGTATCTAAAAAAGTTGCAGAAAATGTGAATGTTAAATATGATTATATACTTTCAAAACAATGA
- a CDS encoding ankyrin repeat domain-containing protein, whose amino-acid sequence MKNLILIVSFFLGFSFVSAQEKAKSIFDIARSGSVAEVKDLMKKDPNIINETNEGGFSPLILACYRGNTEVAKFLMDNVKDINYKSQEGTALAGLSVKYNKDLVEYLLNKNADPNIADATGSTPLFWAVKFGNKELIELLLKHKADKSKKDSMGMTPFEYALQTNNKEIINLLKN is encoded by the coding sequence ATGAAAAATTTAATCTTAATTGTAAGTTTTTTTCTGGGATTTTCATTTGTATCAGCTCAGGAAAAAGCAAAGTCTATTTTTGATATTGCAAGAAGCGGCAGTGTAGCTGAGGTCAAAGATCTAATGAAAAAAGATCCGAATATCATCAATGAAACCAATGAAGGAGGCTTTTCTCCACTCATTTTAGCGTGCTACAGAGGTAACACAGAAGTGGCTAAGTTTTTGATGGATAATGTAAAAGATATCAATTATAAAAGTCAGGAAGGAACTGCTTTGGCGGGACTTTCTGTAAAGTATAATAAAGATTTGGTTGAGTATTTATTAAATAAAAATGCCGATCCAAATATTGCGGATGCCACAGGATCTACACCACTTTTCTGGGCTGTAAAATTCGGAAATAAAGAACTCATAGAATTATTGCTGAAACATAAAGCGGATAAATCTAAAAAAGACTCAATGGGAATGACTCCTTTTGAATATGCCTTACAAACAAACAACAAAGAAATCATTAATCTCTTAAAAAATTAA
- a CDS encoding c-type cytochrome, translating to MKKILYILSSAVLLIACESRTYEEISDNTPITEIVKYETDIRPIIETNCIICHSPGGPAASYPLTNYNLVKAEIDNIIDRIQRPVGAVGRMPPGGSLSQNQINFFIKWKADGLIEN from the coding sequence ATGAAAAAGATACTATACATACTATCATCAGCAGTTTTACTAATTGCTTGTGAAAGCAGAACCTATGAGGAGATTTCTGACAATACACCAATCACCGAAATTGTAAAATATGAAACAGATATAAGACCAATTATTGAAACCAATTGTATTATATGCCATTCACCAGGAGGCCCTGCCGCTAGTTATCCATTAACAAATTATAACTTGGTAAAAGCAGAAATTGACAATATTATAGACAGAATACAAAGACCTGTAGGAGCTGTCGGCAGAATGCCGCCAGGAGGATCATTGTCACAAAACCAGATCAATTTTTTCATTAAATGGAAAGCTGACGGTTTAATCGAAAATTAA
- a CDS encoding DUF5777 family beta-barrel protein, with protein sequence MTKTLLFLSMLSSSLAFSQEDLLKDIDTIQTNTETSQPAFKALQIVTAQSTKLTAKNEWYMVVAHRFGDISTGFKNFFGLDDASTKLGAIYGLTDNISLSLSRETNGKTFELGAKYGLLKQNDKFPVDIVGYNVLALNTDLDKDNYPHLQFSDRLSYLTQALISRRFNDKFSLQLTPSFVHKNLYEPNIEDKNQFLTGLGGRYKISKRISINAEYFVNFDNHTVYKNPLSVGMDIETGGHVFQLVFSNSQLNSDIGYLTNAAGKWEKGQIFFGFNLYRVF encoded by the coding sequence ATGACAAAAACTCTATTATTTTTGTCGATGCTTTCATCAAGTCTTGCCTTTTCTCAGGAAGATTTGTTGAAAGATATTGACACTATTCAAACAAACACAGAAACTTCACAACCTGCCTTCAAGGCTCTGCAGATCGTCACAGCACAGTCTACAAAGCTTACCGCAAAAAACGAATGGTATATGGTTGTTGCGCATCGCTTTGGCGATATCAGCACGGGTTTTAAAAACTTCTTTGGCCTTGATGATGCTTCTACCAAATTGGGAGCGATTTATGGCCTTACAGACAATATTTCTTTAAGCCTTTCAAGAGAAACCAATGGGAAAACCTTTGAGCTGGGAGCTAAATACGGTCTTTTAAAGCAAAATGACAAATTTCCTGTTGATATTGTAGGCTACAATGTATTGGCACTTAACACAGATCTTGATAAAGATAATTATCCACATCTTCAGTTCAGTGACAGGCTTTCTTATCTTACGCAGGCTTTGATTTCAAGAAGATTTAATGATAAATTTTCTTTGCAGTTAACGCCGTCATTTGTTCACAAAAACCTTTACGAGCCTAATATTGAAGATAAGAATCAGTTTTTAACAGGATTGGGGGGCAGATACAAAATTTCTAAAAGAATTTCTATCAACGCAGAATATTTTGTGAATTTTGATAATCACACGGTATATAAAAATCCTTTATCAGTAGGGATGGATATTGAAACTGGAGGGCACGTTTTTCAGCTTGTTTTCAGTAATTCTCAGCTTAATTCTGACATCGGATACCTTACCAATGCAGCCGGAAAGTGGGAAAAAGGACAAATTTTCTTTGGGTTTAATCTTTATAGAGTTTTTTAA
- a CDS encoding TonB-dependent receptor has translation MKRYICIAALISCTIANAQQSSEIEEVAIQGRKKIKQERAEFKRHAQSVETLSEEELNRNNPAAIDQTLSTMPGVQVDKRTNFGGQRLVVRGYGNDQKFNNWGVKAYWNNMPLTNAEGITILDDVDFAYVNNVEVIKGPAATMYGGGVGGAVRFYTRPNFTKGVSVSENVLVGAFKTFQSRTQLNVADKNYSVNVAYGHLETDGYRPNGSGLKNFFNVNGTIKLGEKNQLSFFGSQGYSYEKVSGQIPYSDYYAGIDNGNIAYIRKNAGNKINSTRVGLGYIWEITKNFKNFTTIFYSGNNFDRVAAGAFETSTNLNTGLRSTFMLNNKFGDFSNNVEFGTELQTSRSQISNYRFTGDVNTPMQVSNISKGSYFKYNNTQDSYFLVDKITYTRWDLTLLLGVSINRTRYKREDLLALPGLLTVNNINDYNKDLSFDKKYDAAYTPHFALQKEWKQQIFNLSYSEGYNSPTASSSFINYTNTVNDDLQPERAKMVDFSVHGLLLDTKLDYQVSLFRIDYSNKLTQLTIPNSNNQTYWANTGSQKNNGLEVSIGYQYKNDHSFLNRIVPFFNLSYYDAKYKDFSTRLLGDDQVYDHKTVVGVPRNKYTFGLDLYTKPGFYLINTYNYLGNVYTDFANTNLVKGFGLLNSKVGYKKSFGKLDVDAYVMGNNLTNQINYTFLFLGNSINDADAGNGYPKGLATDLNPGPSKAYFFYGLNLKYSL, from the coding sequence ATGAAAAGATATATATGTATTGCAGCTTTAATAAGCTGTACAATTGCAAATGCCCAACAATCATCAGAAATAGAGGAAGTTGCTATTCAGGGAAGAAAAAAAATAAAGCAGGAACGTGCAGAATTTAAAAGACATGCACAATCTGTAGAAACACTTTCGGAAGAAGAATTAAACAGAAATAATCCGGCAGCAATAGACCAGACTTTATCTACAATGCCTGGCGTTCAGGTGGATAAGCGAACAAATTTCGGAGGTCAGAGATTAGTGGTTCGTGGATATGGAAACGATCAGAAGTTCAATAACTGGGGGGTCAAAGCATATTGGAATAACATGCCATTAACGAATGCTGAAGGAATCACCATTTTGGATGATGTTGATTTTGCGTATGTAAATAATGTTGAGGTTATCAAGGGGCCTGCTGCGACAATGTATGGCGGTGGAGTGGGCGGAGCGGTACGTTTTTATACACGTCCAAATTTTACAAAAGGAGTATCTGTTTCGGAAAATGTTTTGGTGGGAGCTTTTAAAACATTTCAGTCCCGTACTCAGCTAAACGTCGCAGACAAGAACTATTCAGTGAATGTAGCTTATGGGCATCTTGAAACTGATGGCTACAGACCAAACGGAAGCGGGTTGAAAAATTTCTTCAATGTAAATGGAACAATAAAATTAGGAGAAAAAAATCAACTGAGTTTCTTTGGAAGTCAAGGTTACTCATATGAAAAAGTATCAGGACAAATACCATATTCTGACTATTATGCAGGCATTGATAACGGAAATATTGCCTACATAAGAAAAAATGCGGGAAATAAGATTAATTCGACAAGAGTAGGATTAGGATATATCTGGGAAATAACCAAAAATTTTAAAAATTTCACCACTATATTTTATTCAGGAAACAATTTTGACAGAGTTGCCGCAGGAGCTTTTGAAACATCGACTAATTTAAATACAGGATTGCGCTCAACATTTATGTTGAATAATAAATTCGGAGATTTCAGCAATAATGTTGAATTTGGTACAGAATTACAGACATCCAGATCACAAATTTCCAATTACAGATTTACAGGAGATGTAAATACACCAATGCAGGTAAGTAATATCTCAAAAGGGTCTTACTTCAAATACAATAATACACAAGACTCCTATTTTTTAGTTGATAAAATTACCTATACGCGATGGGATCTTACCCTTTTGTTGGGAGTAAGTATCAACAGAACGCGTTATAAGAGAGAAGACCTTTTGGCATTACCAGGATTACTGACAGTTAATAATATCAATGACTATAACAAAGACCTTTCTTTCGACAAAAAATATGATGCAGCTTATACTCCTCATTTTGCTTTACAAAAAGAATGGAAGCAACAGATCTTTAATCTAAGCTACAGCGAAGGATACAACTCACCTACAGCAAGTTCATCTTTTATAAATTATACCAATACGGTTAATGATGATCTGCAGCCTGAGCGCGCTAAAATGGTAGATTTCAGTGTACATGGATTGCTGTTGGATACAAAGTTGGATTATCAGGTTTCTTTGTTCAGAATAGATTATTCTAATAAATTAACACAGTTAACAATACCTAACTCCAATAACCAAACTTATTGGGCAAATACAGGTAGCCAGAAAAACAATGGTTTGGAAGTCAGCATAGGATATCAGTACAAAAATGATCACTCATTCCTCAATAGAATTGTTCCATTTTTCAATCTTTCATATTATGATGCAAAGTATAAAGACTTTTCTACAAGATTGTTAGGCGACGATCAGGTTTATGATCATAAAACAGTAGTGGGAGTTCCGAGAAATAAATATACATTTGGTTTAGATTTATATACAAAACCGGGGTTTTACCTTATAAATACCTATAACTATTTAGGAAATGTATATACAGATTTTGCCAATACAAATCTTGTAAAAGGTTTTGGTCTGCTTAATTCAAAAGTAGGATATAAAAAATCTTTCGGAAAATTGGATGTTGATGCCTATGTTATGGGGAATAATCTTACTAATCAGATTAACTACACATTCCTATTCTTAGGAAACAGCATTAATGATGCAGATGCAGGAAATGGTTACCCGAAAGGGCTTGCAACAGACCTTAATCCTGGTCCAAGCAAAGCATATTTCTTTTACGGACTGAATCTGAAATACAGTTTATAA